The following are from one region of the Hemibagrus wyckioides isolate EC202008001 linkage group LG24, SWU_Hwy_1.0, whole genome shotgun sequence genome:
- the atad5a gene encoding ATPase family AAA domain-containing protein 5 isoform X2: protein MAGLVAMAAGLEDFEATQPCKKSRKDDEPPPAATPKTITNYFMPLPKPVDKPFSPPRSNNIMDYFRKPAASQEKTTSSQKSSPLQSKESHCEEVSPKVSRAPRQKRTRKTKEKQNKLKEEHEEEEKDVLADNCILESPDESLIKEGGSPSVQTNNENGADEEPLKSKNATDTSTDERKAKVQNPKRKNLASQSQTDDNFVNDDDDDDDASAQEDKCRVKRSAVRRNRKANVGQSDTCDTEQDQSLHDASMEVNVDETSMLSCSTVTVSFEEFVQSQMQNQDEVAADAKSETCAVESSETKPCTDASDPVIVAVSPRTLTVQAEVHPISPNHETVKGPQLKVASIFTRNKKDSQLKDSKQPSSDNPQVSTDILPGLKRKSNVVLHEEDLELAVVESSSTPKCTQEERKQFMNAFKQPGLDGSKAKPSKGLSKSKPAKENASETPEPEKKADETDPDPTVLEQDTEQQKAKAFGKKRGRKSVKKDQTDQSEEVPVTPMQEEPPASVEVENKTGLGDDGDKQCVKELRRSTREQTRRQAAPAPERNPSPRKTRSREKAETPAASHQDDVTPASTPKSHRVRKNVYKAEMLYPLNKRESPIRMRFTRVFPSSATKNGDFEILSPLSALNQESNSMRKQAKKLVQKAKALQKSKQSAAGEKPAVRRSTRSKESSQINYCEDEDSVVFLEDVITSSPAPATQDGGNSQKKLRSLNDVLGKNMLPSKALKNTPASKHGSVLVERKSQRPSAIISLLDDSSREGSENSQDDEQFRAKREFLKSGLPESFKKQIAKMAANREAYAQACTSFQSVVHVQQRPMDCSMWTLPWPENPFLSCLKECSNTPSTPFVLLEDCASNYTVPAQRTCRVEGSGRRENFTEPVRERLLEEISISNPSFPVQRFFTRFLKRHQQEYVQAAITEAEGGSKAAPTESIGGKRKRVDEGERAGRLAKKQKSVHKQEDTIVIEDSPGSADGGTPEATDSVVRSSGRRRRSLRNKQGTEDEPKPKEDKKQCDAVIILDSPTSESCAKDCGTEDVPWTEKYQPQQSSDIIGNTASVRKLHSWLKEWKLRADREERTRQQEKKHEDDSNDSWLGGDGNEGMEDAEDMLCNTLLITGPTGVGKTAAVYACAQELGFKVFEVNCSSQRSGRQILSQLKEATQSHQVDIHGVNAHKPTYFNSYSTGSLSTKPGSSPRKVNSPRRVVSSPRKPPQSPRGATSRKGSLAPKSLANFFKMSGRPTGKGDTSEDKKAQTSCPKSGKVTKADCKSQETKASSEEQSKRTATSLILFEEVDVIFDDDSGFLAAVKTFMTTTKRPVILTTSDPTFSAMFDGYFDEILFKAPSLVDMTSYLQLLCLVENVRTDMQDLSCLLHWNGCDVRQSLLHLQFWTRSGGGRQVPRPFLQTGASEGEIKNEAAKGVANGDVLPPATVPHCHTGCTESSLGLLNTQQEKGVEGLLKGEPSAVDRTIWFNLLSEAERRGVNLLYSNLEVLLPLPIRPLPDPVNRQRLPSNTEPQTGLIARYNNMVEQEEHSDGSSPLKVSCRMRRKKQLNTDTKSALQSDSESEDGFLSLPKPSSDTKPAQDEAAQDPPASKAVKVKVELSDSEKKKSQPVSRCLSSLAEYLDHMSFLDSSLHHEPPQTEGACRPQDFTGAGAEVKCGMTDEVCLEGGGHVNGFDSEEIQAVLGSLSFSKCKARISEAWNKVQELDEPTRKETVEELTLPVASHRQRFGLSHSKLLEPRVMDTRKEVMNTVLTSRSFSTQGNKVATSVDYLPYLRTICRSERLKEQGKVKRRFMHYLDTIHLELPKSTLLHLASDFP from the exons ATGGCTGGACTTGTTGCCATGGCAGCTGGTCTTGAGGATTTTGAGGCTACCCAG ccATGCAAGAAGTCGAGGAAGGATGACGAGCCGCCACCAGCAGCAACGCCAAAGACCATCACAAACTACTTCATGCCTTTACCCAAGCCTGTGGACAAGCCTTTCTCCCCGCCCCGATCAAACAACATCATGGACTACTTTCGGAAACCAGCAGCCTCTCAGGAAAAGACTACCTCTTCCCAAAAGAGCAGTCCGCTTCAGTCCAAAGAGAGTCACTGTGAAGAAGTCTCTCCTAAGGTGAGTAGGGCACCGAGACAAAAACGGACCAGGAAAACCAAGGAAAAACAGAACAAGTTAAAAGAGGAgcatgaggaggaggaaaaggacgTGCTCGCTGATAACTGTATATTAGAAAGCCCAGATGAATCATTAATAAAAGAAGGAGGCAGCCCGTCTGTGCAGACAAACAATGAAAACGGCGCAGATGAAGAACCTTTAAAAAGCAAGAATGCCACAGATACCAGCACAGATGAGAGAAAAGCAAAGGTGCAAAATCCTAAACGTAAGAATTTAGCTTCCCAGAGTCAGACTGATGATAATtttgttaatgatgatgatgatgatgatgatgcgtCGGCTCAAGAAGACAAGTGTAGAGTTAAAAGGTCTGCGGTGAGGAGAAACAGAAAAGCCAACGTCGGACAGAGTGACACGTGCGACACTGAGCAGGATCAGTCTCTGCATGACGCCAGTATGGAGGTCAATGTAGATGAAACGTCCATGTTGAGCTGCAGCACTGTTACCGTGTCCTTTGAAGAATTTGTTCAGAGCCAGATGCAAAACCAGGATGAGGTTGCCGCTGATGCCAAGTCGGAGACTTGTGCCGTGGAAAGCTCCGAAACGAAGCCTTGCACGGATGCAAGTGATCCGGTCATTGTTGCGGTGTCACCAAGAACCCTTACGGTCCAAGCTGAAGTGCATCCGATCTCCCCCAATCATGAGACGGTCAAGGGCCCTCAGTTAAAAGTGGCTTCAATTTTCACTAGGAATAAAAAGGACAGCCAGTTAAAGGATAGCAAACAGCCATCCTCTGATAACCCACAGGTGAGCACAGACATTCTGCCGGGCCTTAAGAGAAAATCTAACGTCGTACTACATGAAGAAGATTTGGAGCTTGCTGTGGTTGAATCCAGCTCCACTCCTAAATGCACCCAAGAAGAACGGAAACAGTTTATGAACGCTTTCAAGCAGCCTGGTCTGGACGGATCTAAAGCTAAACCCAGCAAAGGCCTGAGCAAATCCAAGCCAGCTAAAGAAAACGCCTCTGAGACGCCAGAACCTGAAAAGAAAGCCGATGAGACTGATCCCGACCCGACCGTGTTGGAACAGGATACAGAGCAACAAAAGGCTAAGGCTTTTGGGAAGAAAAGAGGTAGAAAGTCTGTGAAGAAAGACCAGACAGACCAGTCTGAAGAAGTACCGGTTACTCCAATGCAAGAGGAACCTCCTGCATCTGTAGAGGTAGAAAACAAGACCGGTTTGGGTGATGACGGTGACAAGCAGTGTGTCAAAGAGCTTAGGAGGTCTACCAGAGAGCAGACACGCAGACAAGCAGCTCCTGCACCTGAAAGAAATCCGTCTCCTCGCAAGACAAGAAGCCGTGAGAAGGCAGAAACACCTGCAGCTTCCCACCAGGATGACGTAACTCCCGCTTCCACCCCAAAGTCTCACAGGGTCAGAAAGAATGTTTACAAAGCTGAGATGCTTTATCCACTCAACAAACGAGAAAGCCCCATCAG AATGAGGTTCACCAGAGTGTTTCCTTCTTCTGCCACCAAAAATGGAGATTTTGAAATATTGAGTCCTCTTTCAGCACTg aatcaGGAATCAAACTCGATGAGGAAACAGGCTAAAAAGTTGGTGCAGAAAGCTAAAGCACTGCAGAAAAGTAAACAGTCTGCTGCAGGGGAGAAGCCCGCTGTGCGACGCTCCACGAGGAGCAAAGAGTCGAGCCAGATAAACTACTGTGAGGATGAG GACTCTGTTGTGTTCCTGGAGGACGTAATAACAAGCAGCCCAGCACCTGCGACTCAAGACGGTGGCAACAGTCAGAAAAAACTTCGCAGTCTAAATGACGTTTTAGGCAAAAACATGCTTCCAAGTAAGGCTTTAAAGAATACTCCAG CTTCTAAACATGGCTCAGTGCTTGTGGAAAGGAAATCTCAGAGACCTTCAGCTATCATCTCGCTACTTGATGACAGCAG CCGCGAGGGTTCAGAGAACTCTCAAGATGACGAGCAGTTCCGGGCGAAGAGGGAGTTTCTGAAAAGTGGCCTTCCCGAGTCTTTTAAGAAGCAGATTGCTAAGATGGCCGCTAACAGAGAGGCGTACGCACAAGCCTGTACTTCATTCCAGTCTGTGGTTCACGTGCAGCAGAGACCCATGG ATTGCTCTATGTGGACTCTTCCCTGGCCTGAAAATCCGTTCTTGAGTTGTCTGAAGGAGTGTTCTAATACCCCGTCCACTCCGTTTGTGTTATTGGAGGACTGTGCAAGCAACTACACTGTTCCTGCTCAGAGAACCTGCAGAGTAGAG GGCTCTGGGAGGCGAGAGAATTTTACGGAGCCTGTTAGAGAGCGATTGCTGGAGGAAATTAGCATATCCAATCCCTCGTTCCCTGTCCAGAGATTTTTTACTCGATTCCTAAAGAGACACCAACAGGAATATGTACAGGCTGCTATTACCG AAGCTGAGGGTGGGTCTAAAGCAGCTCCTACTGAGTCCATTGGAGGAAAGCGTAAGCGTGtagatgaaggagagagagcagGCAGGCTTGCCAAGAAACAGAAGTCTGTTCATAAGCAGGAGGACACCATAGTTATAGAGGATAGCCCAGGTTCTGCAGACGGAGGAACGCCAGAGGCAACTGACTCCGTGGTTCGTAGCTCAGGCCGGAGGAGACGATCACTGAGAAACAAGCAGGGGACAGAAGATGAGCCCAAACCCAAAGAGGACAAGAAGCAGTGTGACGCTGTCATTATACTTGACTCTCCAACTTCAGAATCATGTGCCAAAG ATTGTGGTACTGAGGATGTGCCTTGGACCGAGAAGTACCAGCCCCAGCAATCTAGTGACATCATTGGAAACACCGCCTCTGTTAGGAAGTTGCACAG ttGGTTGAAGGAATGGAAACTCAGGGCCGACCGTGAAGAAAGAACAAGGCAGCAGGAGAAAAAGCACGAGGACGATAGTAATG ACTCCTGGTTAGGAGGTGACGGTAACGAGGGGATGGAGGATGCAGAGGACATGCTTTGTAACACGCTGCTCATCACAGGCCCCACCGGAGTAGGAAAAACCGCTGCCGTTTATGCCTGCGCTCAGGAGCTCGGCTTCAAG GTGTTTGAGGTAAATTGTTCCTCTCAGCGAAGTGGCCGTCAGATCTTGTCTCAGTTGAAAGAGGCCACCCAGTCTCATCAAGTGGACATCCACGGGGTCAATGCCCATAAGCCCACTTACTTCAACAGTTACAGCACCGGTAGTCTTTCAACCAAACCTGGATCTTCACCTA GGAAGGTGAACTCTCCTAGACGAGTTGTGTCCTCACCCAGGAAACCACCACAGTCCCCTCGAGGTGCTACGTCGAGGAAAGGAAGCTTGGCACCAAAATCATTGGCTAATTTCTTCAAAATGAGTGGAAGGCCTACAGGCAAAGGTGACACTAGTGAAGATAAAAAGGCTCAAACAA GCTGTCCAAAGTCTGGTAAAGTCACTAAAGCTGATTGTAAGAGTCAAGAGACTAAAGCCTCCTCTGAAGAGCAGAGCAAGAGAACAGCCACGTCTCTCATCCTGTTTGAAGAAGTTGACGTCATATTTGATGACGATTCTGGTTTTCTGGCTGCAGTTAAAACCTTTATGACAACCACCAAAAGACCAGTCATCCTAACAACCAGCG ATCCTACATTCAGTGCAATGTTTGACGGCTACTTTGATGAAATCCTTTTCAAGGCTCCATCTTTG GTGGACATGACGAGTTACCTGCAGCTGCTGTGTCTCGTGGAAAACGTGAGGACAGACATGCAGGACTTGTCGTGTTTGCTGCACTGGAATGGATGTGACGTCCGACAGAGCCTCCTGCACCTGCAGTTCTGGACACGCAGTGGAGGAGGACGCCAGGTTCCACGTCCCTTCTTACAGACAG GAGCGTCTGAGGGTGAGATCAAGAACGAGGCTGCTAAAGGTGTTGCGAACGGTGATGTGCTACCTCCTGCAACTGTACCACATTGTCATACAGGATGCACAGAGTCTTCATTAGGCCTTCTGAACACCCAGCAAGAAAAAGGAGTAGAAGGCTTGTTAAAG ggtgaACCTTCAGCTGTAGACAGGACGATCTGGTTCAATCTTCTCTCCGAAGCTGAAAGGAGAGGTGTGAATTTGCTGTACTCAAATTTGGAAGTGCTGCTCCCGCTGCCCATTCGTCCTTTACCAGATCCTGTCAACAGACAACGATTGCCATCGAACACAGAGCCGCAAACTGGGCTCATAGCTAGATACAACAACATGGTAGAACAGGAAGAGCATTCTGATGGCTCAAGCCCTCTCAAAGTGTCCTGTAGAATGAGGCGGAAAAAGCAgttgaacacagacactaaaaGTGCTCTTCAGTCAGATTCGGAATCCGAGGATGGCTTTCTGTCCCTGCCTAAGCCTAGTTCTGACACAAAACCAGCACAGGATGAGGCTGCTCAGGATCCACCAGCGTCCAAAGCTGTGAAGGTGAAAGTTGAGTTGTCtgattctgaaaagaaaaagagtcaGCCTGTGTCACGGTGCCTGAGCTCTTTAGCTGAGTATTTGGACCACATGTCATTCCTGGACTCGTCTCTGCACCACGAGCCTCCTCAAACAGAAGGAGCGTGCAGACCACAGGACTTCACCGGGGCAGGAGCGGAGGTCAAATGCGGAATGACCGATGAGGTTTGCCTGGAGGGTGGAGGTCATGTGAACGGGTTTGACTCCGAAGAAATTCAAGCTGTGTTAGGGAGTCTGAGTTTTTCTAAGTGTAAGGCGAGAATCTCTGAAGCCTGGAATAAAGTCCAGGAGTTGGACGAGCCGACGAGGAAGGAGACCGTAGAAGAGCTCACCCTTCCTGTTGCGTCACACAGGCAGAGATTCGGGCTCTCTCACAGCAAACTGCTTGAACCCAG GGTGATGGATACGAGGAAGGAAGTGATGAATACAGTCCTCACCAGCCGATCATTCAGTACACAGGGGAACAAAGTGGCAACGAGCGTGGACTACCTGCCCTATCTGCGCACCATTTGCAGATCAGAAAGACTAAAGGAGCAGGGCAAGGTCAAACGCAG GTTCATGCACTACCTTGATACCATTCACCTCGAACTACCTAAAAGCACTCTTCTGCACCTGGCCTCAGATTTCCCTTGA